A window from Pseudomonas sp. Tri1 encodes these proteins:
- a CDS encoding polysaccharide biosynthesis/export family protein, with protein MNARMLVLLLLPLAGCSSTSDTRSMPVQILTAAPANAQATDMPKVEQTLRPQDVLDVIFHISTSGPQAYRVQPGDQVALNFTAASQLNGTQQVMPDGSIELPGANTSVKVAGLTTDEARVAVQRAYDQKMLFQPNRNQLTVLVTSPLSGETNLRNTLTHPGTGMSREITVGRDGYASFPEIGSVPLQGMTVNQLETFLNERYAQLPGHMTVDVLLKSTAGNEIYVLGEVAQPGSYPIRRPISVLEALTLARGTNVKARLDSVVIMRRNGNQVEARHYDVEKALSGDASQIAYLQPEDMLFVPKTKLASAGELARQLADVVLFQGVGFSFGYRVDNKGSNSN; from the coding sequence CTGTTGCTGCCGCTTGCCGGTTGCTCCAGCACCTCAGACACCCGCTCGATGCCGGTGCAGATCCTTACGGCCGCGCCGGCCAATGCCCAGGCCACCGACATGCCCAAGGTCGAGCAGACCCTGCGGCCCCAGGACGTACTGGATGTGATCTTTCACATCAGCACCTCCGGGCCTCAGGCCTATCGGGTACAGCCGGGCGACCAGGTGGCCCTGAACTTCACCGCCGCCAGCCAGCTCAACGGTACGCAACAGGTGATGCCCGACGGCAGCATCGAGCTGCCGGGGGCCAACACCTCGGTGAAAGTCGCCGGCCTGACCACCGACGAAGCCCGCGTGGCGGTGCAACGTGCCTATGATCAGAAAATGCTATTCCAGCCCAATCGCAACCAATTGACCGTGCTGGTGACCAGCCCGTTGTCCGGCGAGACGAACCTGAGGAACACCTTGACCCACCCGGGCACCGGCATGAGCCGGGAAATCACCGTGGGCAGGGATGGTTACGCAAGCTTTCCGGAAATCGGCTCGGTGCCGCTGCAAGGCATGACCGTCAACCAGTTGGAAACTTTCCTCAACGAGCGCTACGCCCAACTGCCGGGGCACATGACCGTCGATGTGCTACTCAAGTCCACCGCCGGCAACGAGATTTACGTCCTCGGTGAGGTGGCCCAGCCCGGCTCCTACCCGATCCGCCGGCCGATCTCGGTGCTCGAGGCGCTGACGCTGGCCCGGGGTACGAACGTCAAGGCTCGGCTCGATTCGGTGGTGATCATGCGCCGCAACGGCAATCAGGTCGAAGCCCGTCACTACGACGTGGAAAAAGCCCTGAGCGGTGATGCCTCGCAAATCGCCTACCTGCAACCCGAAGACATGCTCTTCGTGCCCAAGACCAAACTTGCCAGCGCCGGCGAACTGGCCAGGCAACTGGCCGACGTGGTGCTGTTCCAGGGCGTGGGGTTCAGCTTCGGCTACCGCGTCGACAACAAAGGCAGCAACAGCAACTGA
- a CDS encoding Wzz/FepE/Etk N-terminal domain-containing protein, translated as MNPKENYLHEFFRIFFANKQWVKRVFLIFAVIALVLPLMLKQSFDITAQVIVQSKKLSQGDATTSLNQENATFIPPSLADMETESNILRSPALIRQTIATLRDQGEYTPSPGIFNKWVSEPFKRYVTTPLREYVINPLRDGLGLEVDPVRDTMLDTLTDEAIEDLKIETLPGSNVISIVYSFGDPAQGTRFVAQLLQNYLSSRQDLQSIELPQAFYEQKKSQYQNRLDGLEGTRLALLEGVGSSDPKEEITFRLNAINTEEQALNLYQDRLLQSQRWLDYLKTSLAAANSSRFNDYTFPFTFTTTVDNIAFEDREIKQLGEQLTGQVSRYMNDLAIFQPGSEPMLLAREQIVRTRQQFLKVVNNRIQERTTDLAVVSSVINQKVERIAAFKERIHQLQETQSKLRQMDTEINALHAAFSTYAQRFAESSTARSLDNDLSNARVLSPPFEPTAPAFPKPMLIIAFGLFSGMLLAIALVYVREFFDHRFKHPAQISQQLDVPVLLVINEQSPDQVNPHRNWSLPSLVHWVRN; from the coding sequence ATGAACCCCAAGGAAAACTATCTGCATGAGTTCTTCAGGATCTTCTTCGCCAACAAGCAGTGGGTGAAGCGCGTCTTCCTGATCTTCGCCGTGATCGCCCTGGTGCTGCCATTGATGCTCAAGCAGAGCTTCGATATCACCGCCCAGGTGATCGTGCAGTCGAAAAAACTCTCCCAGGGCGACGCCACCACGTCGCTGAACCAGGAAAATGCCACCTTCATTCCACCATCCCTGGCGGACATGGAGACTGAGAGCAATATCCTGCGCTCGCCGGCGCTGATCCGGCAGACCATCGCCACCCTGCGCGACCAGGGCGAGTACACACCCAGCCCGGGCATCTTCAACAAGTGGGTGAGCGAGCCGTTCAAGCGCTACGTCACCACGCCACTGCGTGAGTACGTGATCAACCCACTGCGCGATGGCCTGGGGCTGGAGGTCGATCCAGTGCGCGACACGATGCTCGATACGCTGACCGACGAGGCCATCGAAGACCTGAAGATCGAGACCCTGCCCGGCTCCAACGTCATCTCTATCGTCTACAGCTTCGGCGACCCGGCCCAAGGCACTCGGTTCGTGGCGCAACTGCTGCAGAACTACCTCTCCAGCCGCCAGGACCTGCAATCGATCGAGCTGCCACAAGCCTTCTATGAACAGAAGAAAAGCCAATACCAGAATCGTCTCGACGGCCTGGAAGGCACCCGCTTGGCGCTGCTTGAAGGCGTCGGCTCATCCGACCCCAAGGAAGAAATCACCTTCCGCCTGAACGCCATCAATACCGAAGAACAGGCCCTGAACCTGTATCAGGACCGCCTGCTGCAAAGCCAGCGCTGGCTCGATTACCTCAAGACCAGCCTGGCGGCGGCGAACAGCTCGCGGTTCAACGACTACACCTTCCCGTTCACCTTCACCACCACCGTGGACAACATTGCTTTCGAAGACCGGGAGATCAAACAGCTGGGCGAACAACTGACCGGCCAGGTCAGCCGCTACATGAATGACCTGGCGATCTTCCAGCCCGGCAGCGAACCCATGCTGCTGGCCCGGGAACAGATCGTGCGCACGCGCCAGCAATTCCTCAAGGTGGTGAACAACCGGATCCAGGAACGCACCACCGACCTGGCCGTGGTCAGTTCGGTGATCAACCAGAAGGTCGAACGCATCGCGGCGTTCAAGGAGCGCATCCATCAGTTGCAGGAAACCCAGAGCAAGCTGCGGCAGATGGATACCGAGATCAACGCCCTGCATGCGGCGTTCTCCACCTATGCCCAACGGTTCGCCGAAAGCAGCACCGCTCGTTCGCTGGACAACGACTTGTCCAACGCCCGGGTGCTGAGCCCGCCGTTCGAGCCGACCGCCCCGGCCTTTCCCAAACCGATGCTGATTATCGCGTTCGGCCTGTTCAGCGGCATGCTGCTGGCGATCGCTCTGGTCTATGTCCGTGAGTTCTTCGACCATCGCTTCAAGCATCCAGCGCAGATCAGCCAGCAACTGGATGTGCCGGTGCTGTTGGTGATCAACGAGCAGTCCCCCGACCAGGTCAACCCGCACCGCAACTGGAGCCTGCCCAGCCTTGTCCATTGGGTGCGAAATTGA
- a CDS encoding glycosyltransferase family 4 protein — MNAPFGPTRHSSPLSIIHLLDSGGFYGAERMLLDHCLATPGQHQVLFLAAPPTLITRFRQAGVDCRHCASWAELLQHLRQRRDERPLINTHNFKGLLFGWAAATLLRLPLVITQHGFTPRSPKQRFYTWLSLQLCRTASVKRVVCVAESIAALHRRASVRAEKLDVIPNGLPAVSAPLAHRDDEQHWRVGYVGRLSSEKGPDLFLDAMIPLCQRHSSLHAVMLGDGPERQALLKRITEAGLPTRIELPGYQTDMNAWWSRLDALVISSRTEGTPMILLEAMQAGVPVVAFGVGGIPDVLQDRHNGLLAAPADSTELAQQIETLFSEPPLARILADNARRTQRDRYDLRTLAERWSQLYIRTAREARP, encoded by the coding sequence TTGAACGCGCCGTTCGGCCCGACCCGCCACAGCAGCCCCCTGTCGATCATTCATTTGCTCGACAGCGGCGGCTTCTACGGGGCCGAGCGGATGTTGCTCGATCATTGCCTGGCCACGCCCGGGCAGCACCAGGTGCTGTTCCTGGCGGCGCCGCCGACCTTGATCACACGCTTTCGCCAGGCCGGGGTCGATTGCCGCCACTGCGCCAGTTGGGCCGAGCTGTTGCAGCACCTGCGCCAACGTCGGGATGAACGTCCGCTGATCAACACCCACAACTTCAAGGGGCTGTTGTTCGGTTGGGCGGCAGCGACGCTGCTGCGCCTGCCGTTGGTGATCACCCAACATGGCTTCACACCGCGCAGCCCCAAGCAACGTTTCTACACCTGGCTGAGCCTGCAACTGTGCCGCACCGCCTCGGTCAAGCGGGTGGTGTGCGTGGCCGAAAGCATCGCCGCACTGCACCGCCGGGCCAGCGTCCGAGCGGAAAAACTCGACGTGATCCCCAACGGCCTGCCCGCGGTCAGCGCGCCGCTGGCCCACCGCGATGACGAGCAGCATTGGCGGGTCGGCTACGTTGGCCGCTTGAGCAGCGAGAAGGGTCCGGACCTGTTCCTCGACGCCATGATCCCGCTGTGCCAGCGCCACTCATCGTTGCATGCGGTGATGCTTGGCGACGGCCCGGAACGCCAGGCCCTGCTCAAGCGCATCACCGAGGCCGGGCTGCCGACGCGCATCGAGCTGCCCGGCTACCAGACCGACATGAACGCCTGGTGGAGCCGCCTCGACGCACTGGTGATCAGCTCACGTACCGAAGGCACGCCAATGATTCTGCTCGAAGCCATGCAGGCCGGGGTGCCGGTGGTGGCGTTCGGCGTCGGCGGCATTCCCGATGTGCTGCAGGATCGCCATAACGGCCTGCTCGCCGCGCCGGCCGACAGCACCGAACTGGCCCAGCAGATCGAGACGCTGTTCAGCGAACCACCCCTGGCACGGATCCTGGCCGACAACGCCCGTCGCACCCAACGGGACCGCTACGACCTGCGCACGCTGGCCGAACGCTGGTCGCAGCTTTACATCCGCACGGCACGGGAGGCTCGCCCATGA
- a CDS encoding O-antigen ligase family protein produces MIVPLSIVSLLGLVCLALLASPYPFLAPGAVLGLVGVAVLYRKPGWGLLGIAALVPFEGLFKDNAFSGSKFFGLALILILMLQLALHQIPGTRLRSNIWRPLIGFLLLYGLSLLLSENMGLSLTHFRELSVGLILFVITLLIGRELNLDLFCRLMTLSVATTCVLAMFSAKYQDQGRASGLLEDPNSFALLIAFTVPLALLLVLRSTNLLYRLFWGGCFILLLGGMTKTESRSGLVVLMLSLMIGVYHYRAQLPRIRPRHLGFAMLGLALVIPLAIAVMPAGYVARIQSLSILSAGANAHQDESLGRRASYIVVGSQMIRENPVLGTGPGTFPLHYAPTGYAKAFSANRKLGDLYRRAHNTYLEIFSEIGVPGGLMFVAMLGLGLYNLLHARQLWLQRRDWAQADLLTHLGMSFLSLALFLMFLSAPNHKLLWIMLALTSVLRYHAEQAVPQEARP; encoded by the coding sequence ATGATTGTCCCGCTCTCGATCGTCAGCTTGCTGGGCCTGGTCTGCCTGGCGTTGCTGGCCAGCCCTTATCCGTTCCTCGCACCGGGGGCGGTGCTCGGCCTGGTGGGCGTCGCGGTGCTGTACCGCAAGCCCGGCTGGGGCTTGCTGGGCATCGCCGCGCTGGTGCCGTTCGAAGGCCTGTTCAAGGACAACGCCTTTTCCGGCAGCAAGTTCTTTGGCCTGGCGTTGATCCTGATCCTGATGTTGCAACTGGCCCTGCACCAGATTCCGGGGACGCGCCTGCGCAGCAATATCTGGCGGCCGCTGATCGGCTTCCTGCTGCTGTACGGCCTGAGCCTGCTGCTGTCGGAAAACATGGGCCTGTCCCTGACTCATTTTCGCGAATTGTCGGTGGGGCTGATTCTGTTCGTGATCACCCTGCTGATCGGTCGTGAACTGAACCTGGACCTGTTCTGCCGATTGATGACCCTGAGCGTCGCCACCACCTGCGTGCTGGCGATGTTTTCGGCCAAATACCAGGACCAGGGCCGCGCCTCCGGCCTGCTGGAAGACCCCAATTCCTTTGCCTTGTTGATTGCCTTTACCGTCCCGCTGGCGCTGCTGTTGGTACTGCGCAGCACAAACCTGCTCTACCGGTTGTTCTGGGGCGGCTGTTTCATCTTGCTGCTGGGCGGCATGACCAAGACCGAATCGCGCTCGGGGCTGGTGGTATTGATGCTCAGCCTGATGATCGGCGTGTACCACTATCGCGCGCAGCTGCCACGCATCCGCCCACGGCACCTGGGCTTCGCCATGCTCGGGCTGGCGCTCGTGATCCCCTTGGCAATCGCGGTGATGCCAGCCGGCTACGTGGCCCGCATCCAGTCGTTGAGCATCCTCAGCGCCGGCGCCAACGCCCACCAGGATGAATCCCTGGGCCGGCGTGCCTCGTACATCGTGGTCGGCAGCCAGATGATCCGCGAGAACCCGGTGCTGGGCACAGGCCCGGGCACCTTTCCCCTGCACTACGCGCCCACCGGTTACGCCAAGGCGTTCTCGGCCAATCGCAAGCTGGGAGACCTGTATCGCCGGGCCCATAACACCTATCTGGAAATCTTCAGCGAAATCGGCGTCCCCGGCGGGCTGATGTTCGTCGCCATGCTGGGCCTTGGCCTCTACAACCTGCTGCACGCCCGCCAGCTCTGGTTACAACGCCGGGACTGGGCACAGGCCGACCTGCTGACGCACCTGGGCATGAGTTTCCTCTCGCTGGCGCTGTTCCTGATGTTCCTCAGCGCACCGAACCATAAGCTGCTGTGGATCATGCTGGCGCTCACCAGTGTGTTGCGCTACCACGCCGAACAGGCCGTGCCACAGGAGGCGCGTCCATGA
- a CDS encoding glycosyltransferase: MSRVSIVIPMYNEARHIGRTLLAAREAARQAQLECELIVVDNGSDDHGPRIANELGARVLIVPGVHIGALRNRGAAVAHGEWLAFIDADIEMPVDWLKLLLELQGQGDVLGLDLDTPKQAPWFAEAWQRRSQRSGSRPLHRVQWLPSANLLLRRSWFERVGGFDESLRTGEDKDFSLRLRQAGAQLLLVNESVALHWGYEGSWREWMSKELWRQGSHVQLLRSHGPSLRLLRFPALSIGAWTLDLLALVALLQGQLRLALLLLLLTSLPALFLSLRQSRRDPRLTLQLWALHGVRLHLTGAALLLNLCHWNVGRPARG; this comes from the coding sequence ATGAGTCGCGTGAGCATTGTGATCCCGATGTACAACGAGGCCCGACACATCGGCCGCACGTTGCTGGCGGCCCGGGAAGCCGCCCGCCAGGCGCAGCTGGAATGCGAGTTGATCGTGGTGGACAACGGTTCCGACGACCATGGCCCGCGCATCGCCAACGAACTGGGTGCGCGGGTGCTGATCGTGCCGGGCGTGCACATCGGTGCCCTGCGCAACCGTGGCGCCGCCGTCGCCCATGGCGAATGGCTTGCGTTCATCGACGCCGACATCGAAATGCCGGTCGATTGGCTCAAGCTGTTGCTGGAACTGCAAGGCCAGGGCGATGTGCTGGGCCTGGACCTGGACACCCCCAAGCAGGCGCCGTGGTTCGCCGAAGCCTGGCAGCGTCGCAGCCAACGTTCGGGCTCGCGCCCGCTACACCGGGTGCAATGGCTGCCCAGCGCCAACCTGTTGTTGCGCCGCTCGTGGTTCGAACGGGTCGGCGGTTTCGACGAAAGCCTGCGCACCGGCGAAGACAAGGATTTCTCCCTGCGCCTGCGTCAGGCCGGCGCGCAGTTATTGCTGGTCAATGAAAGCGTGGCCCTGCATTGGGGCTACGAAGGCAGTTGGCGCGAGTGGATGAGCAAGGAACTCTGGCGCCAGGGCAGTCATGTGCAATTGCTGCGCAGCCACGGCCCGAGCCTGCGCCTGCTGCGTTTCCCGGCGCTGTCGATCGGTGCCTGGACGCTGGATCTCCTCGCGCTCGTCGCCCTGCTCCAGGGGCAACTGCGCCTGGCGTTGCTGCTATTGCTGCTCACCTCGCTGCCGGCCTTGTTCCTCAGCTTGCGCCAGAGCCGGCGTGATCCGCGCCTGACCCTGCAATTGTGGGCCTTGCATGGGGTGCGCCTGCACCTGACCGGCGCCGCGTTACTGCTCAACCTTTGTCATTGGAACGTCGGGAGGCCTGCCCGTGGCTGA
- a CDS encoding glycosyltransferase family 2 protein yields the protein MAEFIYWSCLLLPVYAYLGYPLMLSLLAPLFPIRRYGRALPMDVSIVIAAHNEARHIEEKLRTLLAQDYPAHSLQIILASDGSTDDTVACARKVIDPRISVLDLPRQGKAAALNTGVAHSRGEILVFTDADNQWADDTLGHLLAPLGDPEVGACAGHMEIPVPGKGLSLGDSLYRHYEGWLRQVESRTGCMVSADGALLALRRELFQPIPAQVNDDFFLSTCAPAAGKSIVYAPLARVTDQGVDEADKQFRRRQRVTVGGLQSLAQRRELLNPLRHGLYAIGLISHKLIRRLAPVLLLPLLVSNAWLWNDHGFYRLSLAGQLLGYTMALVGLLDAGHRLPRPFRLAAFVLVTLAGMSIGLWQFLRGQRYSQWNPEQNR from the coding sequence GTGGCTGAATTCATTTACTGGTCCTGCCTGCTGTTGCCGGTGTACGCCTACCTCGGCTACCCCCTGATGTTGAGCCTGCTGGCGCCGTTGTTTCCGATCCGGCGCTACGGGCGAGCATTGCCGATGGACGTCAGCATTGTCATTGCCGCCCACAACGAGGCTCGACACATAGAGGAGAAACTGCGCACGTTGCTCGCCCAGGATTACCCGGCGCACTCACTGCAAATCATCCTCGCCAGCGACGGCTCCACCGACGACACCGTGGCCTGCGCGCGCAAGGTGATCGACCCGCGCATCAGCGTGCTCGACCTGCCGCGCCAGGGCAAGGCTGCCGCCCTCAATACCGGGGTGGCCCACAGCCGTGGCGAGATTCTGGTGTTCACCGATGCCGACAACCAATGGGCCGACGATACCCTCGGGCACCTGTTGGCGCCGCTGGGCGATCCGGAAGTCGGCGCCTGTGCCGGGCACATGGAAATCCCCGTGCCGGGCAAGGGCCTGAGCCTGGGCGACAGCCTGTATCGGCACTATGAAGGCTGGCTGCGTCAAGTTGAAAGCCGCACGGGCTGCATGGTCTCGGCCGACGGCGCGCTGCTGGCGCTGCGCCGGGAGCTGTTCCAGCCAATACCGGCGCAGGTCAATGATGACTTCTTCCTCAGTACCTGCGCACCGGCGGCCGGCAAGTCCATCGTCTATGCGCCACTGGCCCGTGTCACCGACCAGGGCGTGGACGAGGCCGACAAGCAGTTTCGCCGGCGCCAGCGGGTCACCGTCGGCGGCTTGCAAAGCCTGGCCCAGCGCCGCGAGTTACTCAATCCTCTGCGTCACGGGCTCTACGCCATCGGGCTGATCAGCCACAAATTGATCCGTCGCCTGGCGCCGGTGTTGCTGCTGCCGCTGCTGGTCAGCAATGCGTGGCTGTGGAACGACCATGGGTTCTACCGCCTGAGCCTGGCCGGGCAACTGCTCGGCTACACCATGGCGCTGGTCGGTCTGCTGGACGCCGGTCATCGCTTGCCCCGGCCCTTTCGCCTGGCCGCGTTCGTGCTGGTGACGCTGGCGGGCATGAGCATCGGCCTGTGGCAATTCCTGCGTGGCCAGCGCTATAGCCAATGGAATCCGGAACAGAACCGCTAA
- a CDS encoding polysaccharide deacetylase family protein, which produces MSIKQVFKRTGGWLYLNTSLGRGPLRGAGVILMLHRVLNNDRAAELPHRNELCVGPEAFEHLLIWLQRYFECVPLMSLLLADPESVPNRPRVALTFDDGWRDNAMNAFPLLRQYQVPASIFLSTDFIGSRQHFWWESIGETLWGSHGQVARHSLIEHLQHVGRPLPVMLDDLDVERRSLSLLHYLQSLKSLTPDVLSDLTQTCPPGSQPQALDWSQVRMLEDSGLIRFGPHGASHAILTELDDQRLHEELTRSRTALENGCAQPLPVYCYPNGDNDERVRKFVAAHGYAFALGTETGLYRHDGDPLNLPRFGVSQRNAQHPELLAWRIRRGARP; this is translated from the coding sequence ATGTCAATCAAACAGGTCTTCAAGCGCACCGGCGGCTGGCTCTACCTGAACACCTCCCTGGGCCGCGGCCCGCTGCGTGGCGCCGGCGTGATCCTGATGTTGCACCGGGTATTGAACAACGACCGCGCCGCCGAACTGCCCCATCGCAACGAATTGTGCGTGGGCCCTGAAGCCTTTGAGCACCTGCTGATCTGGCTGCAACGGTATTTCGAATGCGTACCGCTGATGAGCCTGCTGCTGGCCGACCCGGAAAGCGTGCCGAACCGCCCGCGGGTGGCCCTGACCTTCGATGACGGCTGGCGCGACAACGCCATGAATGCCTTCCCCCTGCTGCGCCAATACCAGGTGCCAGCGAGTATTTTTTTGTCCACCGATTTCATCGGCAGCCGCCAGCACTTCTGGTGGGAGAGCATCGGCGAAACCCTGTGGGGCAGTCACGGTCAAGTGGCGCGGCATTCACTGATCGAGCACTTGCAGCACGTCGGCAGGCCGTTGCCGGTGATGCTCGACGACTTGGACGTCGAGCGGCGCAGCCTGTCACTGCTGCACTACCTGCAAAGCCTCAAGAGCCTCACCCCCGATGTGTTGAGCGACCTCACCCAAACCTGCCCGCCCGGCTCCCAGCCCCAGGCCCTGGACTGGTCCCAAGTGCGCATGCTGGAAGACTCCGGGCTGATCCGCTTCGGCCCCCATGGCGCCAGCCACGCGATTCTCACCGAGCTGGACGACCAGCGCCTGCACGAAGAACTGACCCGCAGCCGGACCGCCCTGGAAAACGGCTGCGCCCAGCCACTGCCGGTGTATTGCTACCCCAATGGCGATAACGACGAGCGCGTGCGCAAGTTCGTCGCAGCCCACGGTTATGCGTTCGCCCTGGGTACCGAAACCGGGCTGTATCGCCATGACGGCGACCCGTTGAACCTGCCGCGCTTCGGCGTCAGCCAGCGCAATGCCCAACACCCTGAACTGCTGGCCTGGCGCATTCGCCGAGGGGCACGCCCATGA
- a CDS encoding oligosaccharide flippase family protein, with amino-acid sequence MSRSHYLKHLLLSMGTRLAMIGLRLLRNVLLARILGPSERGLFALLSTLPDLISAATSGGLNSAVGYQAAQQRSMGLLLSQVLVFGCLLAGLLTVLVVALTRAFGANLDITTQLGLLAWLLLLAVPLTVLKSGLLTLHNASGGVGAFNALRLMESLAPLLLFLALFWMWKETALEAALISWLAGLSLVVLAGWVWLRRDQDVTLQWDRAGQNELLRYGARSHPDLLFQQVMLRSDYLFIGALLGSTALGHYAMASAAAELLLIVPEAVTTPLMKRLLQQDSDMQRLTPLALRLTATVMLGACMGMALIGEWLIVTLFGVAYQPAYPALLALLPGLFGLCYASILRLDLLGKNRPGAVSLLMGLGAVLNLALNLILIPRYGIVGAAAASSIAYLGVTLALLAMYCRLSGVALWQTLIILPSDLLPMRQMLMGKSA; translated from the coding sequence ATGAGCCGTAGTCATTACCTCAAGCACCTGCTGCTGAGCATGGGCACACGCCTGGCGATGATCGGCCTGCGCCTGCTGCGCAACGTCTTGCTGGCCCGGATTCTGGGGCCCAGTGAACGCGGGTTGTTTGCGTTGCTCAGCACCCTGCCCGACCTGATCAGCGCCGCCACCAGCGGCGGCCTGAATTCCGCCGTGGGTTACCAGGCGGCGCAGCAACGTTCGATGGGCTTGCTGCTCAGCCAGGTGCTGGTCTTCGGATGCCTGTTGGCCGGGTTGCTGACGGTACTGGTCGTGGCGCTGACGCGCGCATTCGGCGCCAACCTGGACATCACCACACAGTTGGGGTTGCTGGCCTGGTTGCTGTTGCTGGCGGTGCCGTTGACCGTGCTCAAGAGTGGCCTGCTGACGCTGCACAATGCCTCCGGCGGCGTGGGTGCCTTCAATGCCTTGCGGCTGATGGAATCCCTGGCGCCGCTGCTGCTGTTCCTGGCGTTGTTCTGGATGTGGAAGGAGACGGCCCTGGAAGCGGCGCTGATCAGTTGGCTGGCGGGGCTGAGCCTGGTGGTGCTGGCCGGTTGGGTCTGGCTGCGACGCGATCAGGACGTCACCTTGCAATGGGATCGCGCCGGCCAGAACGAGCTGCTGCGCTACGGCGCTCGCAGCCATCCGGACCTGCTGTTCCAGCAGGTGATGCTGCGCTCGGACTACCTGTTCATCGGCGCCCTGCTGGGCAGCACGGCGTTGGGTCACTACGCCATGGCCAGCGCCGCCGCCGAATTACTGCTGATCGTGCCGGAAGCCGTGACCACACCGCTGATGAAACGCTTGTTGCAACAGGACAGCGACATGCAGCGACTGACGCCCCTGGCCCTGCGCCTGACCGCCACGGTGATGCTCGGCGCTTGCATGGGCATGGCGCTGATCGGCGAATGGCTGATCGTCACTTTGTTCGGCGTCGCCTACCAACCCGCTTATCCGGCCTTGCTCGCATTGCTGCCGGGGCTGTTCGGGCTCTGCTACGCGAGCATCCTGCGCCTGGACCTGCTGGGCAAAAATCGGCCCGGCGCGGTGTCGCTGCTGATGGGGTTGGGCGCAGTGTTGAACCTGGCGCTGAACCTGATCCTGATTCCGCGCTATGGCATCGTCGGGGCCGCCGCCGCTTCTTCCATTGCCTACCTGGGCGTGACCCTGGCGCTGCTGGCGATGTATTGCCGCCTCAGTGGCGTGGCGCTGTGGCAGACGCTGATCATCCTGCCCAGTGATTTGCTGCCGATGCGCCAGATGCTGATGGGGAAATCGGCATGA
- a CDS encoding N-acetyltransferase, with product MNVLQKLRDRIQKKGLRAVLKQVIRHYVFSHSQLVWLEHDVRTPLPPHNLKPYPPMRLEFITTSNADAFARHFGDRVETMRELAAEGYTGLMYLDDQGDTVGFAWGSTRDYFDRHFYGCSFPIGPGEYFQFGGEMIRAYWGSSMSADMQLEVWKVMAAKGCNKMVDVCDLQNIPAIKMHLRMDFQERGQITHVYRLFGRWRFFRDTFYNGSVLDAFRKPARPVTSTATA from the coding sequence ATGAACGTACTGCAAAAACTGCGTGATCGCATCCAGAAGAAAGGCCTGCGCGCTGTGCTCAAGCAGGTGATACGCCATTACGTGTTTTCCCATTCGCAACTGGTTTGGCTGGAACACGATGTGCGCACCCCACTACCTCCGCATAACCTAAAGCCCTACCCACCGATGCGCCTGGAATTCATCACGACCAGCAATGCCGACGCTTTTGCCCGGCATTTCGGCGACCGCGTCGAAACCATGCGCGAGCTGGCCGCCGAAGGCTACACAGGCTTGATGTACCTGGATGACCAGGGCGACACGGTCGGTTTCGCCTGGGGCAGTACACGAGACTATTTCGACCGCCATTTCTATGGCTGCTCGTTCCCGATCGGCCCCGGCGAGTACTTTCAGTTCGGTGGCGAGATGATCCGCGCCTACTGGGGCTCCTCGATGTCGGCGGACATGCAGTTGGAGGTGTGGAAAGTCATGGCCGCCAAAGGTTGCAATAAAATGGTCGATGTCTGCGATTTGCAAAACATACCAGCGATCAAGATGCATCTGCGCATGGACTTCCAGGAACGCGGCCAGATCACCCACGTGTATCGCCTGTTCGGTCGCTGGCGGTTTTTCCGCGACACGTTTTACAACGGCTCGGTACTGGACGCCTTTCGTAAACCGGCTCGGCCGGTTACATCGACTGCGACGGCCTGA